One genomic region from Oncorhynchus gorbuscha isolate QuinsamMale2020 ecotype Even-year linkage group LG13, OgorEven_v1.0, whole genome shotgun sequence encodes:
- the LOC123992904 gene encoding coiled-coil domain-containing protein 9-like — protein sequence MSTVVDLKTKEEKDAELDRRIEALRKKNEALVRRYQEIEEDKKKAEQEGIAVKTHPPRKGRPHDGPPEGDRWRTEKESFTVSVDLSKPAGEKRVVNDWKQGPPRDSEEGDDPRHQGESPPRRTLPGRLSRGGLRQGGSRQERREQRPDRSLTDSRQSHDRPPREGRLPREGRPPREQRPPREDRGPSMEGPGEGPGHSERAPRGGRRGRGEGGGPPHGSDRKSKEWEEKRRQNIETMNEEMEKIAEYERGQRPAEGDKPIRNFLDDPRRSGPVPDMDRKEGSRRHIRNWGGVDFDNVKTRSELEKEWTSRRPGGPKGSMDMTMSMTGRERAEYLRWKKEREEIDEERLARHRNATGQWRREWDSQKTDGLFKEDPAVAVEGMLPAQGCRDDVKGPPKAPTFGDFLGQGRAPREGGKGRGPRQSYSMHDNRWEKEEEKEKEDKPKKEEKTQKEERKPKSPSSQKMEKSGDADEDEWEDASDEEDEDAEGDDDSEEDDEGEEEGKDGQSTKKAPCPETTALKPAATSPLPSTPPSATSPKEKRTPRPKVYIPSPKEAQNSPDGLKPLSPFSPLDGHQPVRDWGEEMEMQSPRSSMGESPPKPPSTDEGPAQVKVQEDSRNSSPSPTPSPNEKERDKRTDEAPAAAPILEADQGLSEPATAPETAPDTSEKPSSG from the exons ATG TCTACAGTGGTGGATCTCAAGACAAAGGAGGAGAAGGATGCGGAGCTTGACAGACGGATCGAGGCTCTGCGCAAGAAGAATGAAGCTCTGGTCCGGAGGTACCAG GAAATAGAAGAGGACAAAAAGAAGGCGGAGCAGGAGGGTATTGCCGTGAAGACGCACCCACCCAGGAAGGGCCGCCCTCACGATGGCCCGCCAGAGGGAGAccgatggaggacagagaaggagagcttCACTGTGTCCGTAGACCTCTCCAAACCTGCAGGG GAGAAGCGGGTGGTCAATGACTGGAAACAAGGGCCACCGCGGGACTCTGAGGAGGGAGACGACCCCAGACACCAAGGTGAAAGCCCCCCGCGGAGGACTTTGCCCGGGCGGCTCAGCAGGGGTGGACTAAGACAGGGAGGATCacggcaggagaggagagagcaacgcCCTGACAGATCCCTAACAGACTCACGCCAGTCCCATGACAGACCACCAAGAGAGGGGAGACTACCAAGAGAGGGGAGACCACCAAGAGAGCAGAGACCACCAAGAGAGGACAGGGGTCCAAGCATGGAGGGGCCAGGAGAGGGCCCCGGCCACAGTGAACGTGCCCCACGCGGAGGAAGAcgaggaaggggagaaggaggaggaccaCCACACGGTAGTGACAGGAAGTCTAAG GAgtgggaggagaaaaggaggcAGAACATTGAGACGATGAACGAGGAGATGGAGAAGATTGCAGAGTATGAAAGAGGACAAAGG CCTGCCGAGGGAGACAAGCCCATCCGTAACTTCCTGGATGACCCGCGGCGCTCCGGCCCAGTCCCGGACATGGACCGCAAGGAGGGCAGCCGCCGACACATTCGAAACTGGGGCGGCGTAGACTTTGACAACGTGAAGACGAGATCTGAGCTGGAGAAGGAGTGGACA agTCGGAGACCAGGAGGCCCTAAGGGCTCCATGGATATGACCATGTCTATGACGGGCCGGGAGCGTGCCGAGTACCTCCGCTGGAAGAAGGAGCGTGAGGAGATTGATGAGGAGCGCCTGGCCAGGCACAGGAACGCCACGGGCCAGTGGAGACGGGAATGGGACTCCCAGAAGACTGACGGCTT GTTCAAGGAGGACCCAGCTGTGGCTGTGGAGGGCATGCTGCCAGCCCAGGGATGCAGAG ACGATGTGAAGGGGCCTCCGAAGGCGCCCACGTTCGGAGATTTCCTGGGGCAGGGTAGAGCACCCAGGGAGGGGGGGAAGGGACGAGGACCGAGACAGAGCTACAG CATGCACGATAACCGctgggaaaaggaggaggagaaagagaaggaagacaaACCCAAGAAGGAGGAGAAGACTCAGAAGGAGGAACGGAAACCCAAATCTCCCTCATCACAAAAG ATGGAGAAGAGTGGTGATGCAGATGAGGATGAGTGGGAGGATGCCAGCGACGAAGAGGACGAAGATGCGGAAGGTGATGACGACTCAGAGGAAGacgatgagggggaggaggaagggaaagacGGGCAGTCCACAAAGAAAGCACCTTGCCCAGAAACCACTGCATTGAAACCCGCCGCCACCTcaccccttccctccactcccccctccGCAACCAGTCCCAAAGAAAAGCGCACCCCAAGGCCCAAAGTCTACATCCCCTCCCCAAAGGAGGCTCAGAACTCCCCCGATGGCCTCAAGCCCCTCAGTCCCTTTTCTCCCCTGGACGGCCACCAGCCGGTCAGAGACtggggggaggagatggagatgcagTCACCCCGAAGCAGTATGGGGGAAAGCCCCCCAAAACCCCCCAGCACTGATGAGGGCCCTGCCCAGGTTAAGGTCCAAGAAGACAGCCGCAACTCCAGCCCTAGCCCAACCCCCAGTCCcaatgagaaggagagggacaaACGAACAG atgagGCCCCTGCCGCCGCTCCTATCCTGGAGGCTGACCAGGGCCTGTCTGAGCCAGCCACAGCCCCAGAGACGGCCCCAGACACCTCAGAGAAGCCATCTTCAG GCTGA